The following proteins are co-located in the Solanum pennellii chromosome 1, SPENNV200 genome:
- the LOC107007859 gene encoding 26S proteasome regulatory subunit 6A homolog — protein sequence MATPMAEDSNFEDDQLHAMSTEDIIRASRLLDNEIRIIKEELQRTNLELDSFKEKIKENQEKIKLNKQLPYLVGNIVEILEMNPEEEAEEDGANIDLDSQRKGKCVVLKTSTRQTIFLPVVGLVDPDNLKPGDLVGVNKDSYLILDTLPSEYDSRVKAMEVDEKPTEDYNDIGGLEKQIQELVEAIVLPMTHQERFQKLGVRPPKGVLLYGPPGTGKTLMARACAAQTNATFLKLAGPQLVQMFIGDGAKLVRDAFQLAKEKSPCIIFIDEIDAIGTKRFDRYYFFVFRCXRSGRLDRKIEFPHPTEEARARILQIHSRKMNVNPDVNFEELARSTDDFNGAQLKAVCVEAGMLALRRDATEVTHEDFNEGIIQVQAKKKASLNYYA from the exons ATGGCAACGCCGATGGCTGAGGATAGCAACTTCGAAGATGACCAGCTCCATGCTATGTCCACTGAAGATATTATTAGGGCTTCACGCCTTCTTGACAATGAAATTCGAATCATAAAG GAAGAGCTGCAGAGGACGAATCTAGAGTTGGATTCATTCAAGGAGAAGATAAAGGAGAACCAAGAAAAAATTAAGCTCAATAAGCAACTTCCTTACTTGGTCGGCAACATTGTTGAG attttggaaaTGAATCCTGAAGAAGAAGCTGAGGAGGATGGTGCAAATATTGATCTCGACTCACAAAGGAAGGGCAAGTGTGTTGTACTGAAAACATCCACGCGCCAG ACAATTTTCTTGCCTGTTGTTGGTCTTGTTGATCCTGACAACTTAAAACCTGGTGATCTGGTTGGAGTAAATAAAGACAGTTATTTGATATTGGACACCTTGCCATCTGAATATGATTCTCGGGTAAAGGCAATGGAAGTTGATGAAAAGCCAACTGAAGACTACAATGATATTGGAGGCTTGGAGAAACAGATTCAAGAACTTGTCGAAGCAATTGTGCTGCCTATGACACACCAAGAACGGTTCCAGAAATTAGGTGTTCGTCCTCCAAAGGGAGTCCTTTTGTATGGGCCTCCTGGGACTGGGAAAACCCTGATGGCCAGAGCCTGTGCTGCACAAACAAATGCTACTTTTCTCAAGTTAGCGGGACCTCAGCTTGTGCAG ATGTTCATTGGAGATGGAGCAAAACTTGTTCGTGATGCTTTCCAGCTGGCAAAAGAGAAATCACCTTGCATaattttcattgatgaaattgatgcTATAGGCACAAAGCGTTTTGATAGGTACTATTTCTTTGTTTTCCGTTGCNTGCGATCTGGTCGTTTGGATCGTAAAATCGAATTCCCCCACCCCACAGAGGAAGCCAGGGCTCGGATCCTGCAG ATCCATTCCAGAAAGATGAATGTTAACCCAGATGTTAACTTTGAAGAATTGGCTCGGTCGACAGATGATTTTAATGGGGCACAGTTGAAAGCTGTATGTGTTGAGGCAGGCATGCTAGCACTTCGTCGCGATGCCACTGAG GTAACTCATGAAGACTTCAATGAAGGTATCATTCAAGTTCAAGCCAAGAAGAAAGCCAGCTTAAACTACTATGCCTAA
- the LOC107004682 gene encoding translationally-controlled tumor protein homolog, with protein sequence MLVYQDLLTGDELLSDSFPYKEIENGVLWEVQGKWVVQGAVDVNIGANPSAEGGCEDEGVDDQAVRVVDIVDTFRLQEQPAFDKKQFVTFMKRYIKNLTPQLEGEAQEAFKKNIEAATKFLLQKIKDLQFFVGESMHDDGALVFAYYKDGSADPTFLYIAPGLKEIKC encoded by the exons ATGTTGGTTTATCAGGATCTCCTCACCG GTGATGAGCTTCTCTCCGACTCATTTCCCTACAAAGAAATTGAGAATGGCGTGCTTTGGGAAGTTCAAGGGAAG TGGGTTGTTCAAGGTGCCGTCGATGTAAACATTGGGGCAAATCCTTCTGCTGAGGGTGGATGTGAAGATGAAGGTGTGGATGACCAAGCTGTCAGGGTTGTCGATATTGTTGACACTTTTAGACTTCAG GAGCAACCTGCTTTTGACAAGAAACAATTTGTTACCTTCATGAAGAGATACATCAAGAACCTGACACCCCAGCTAGAAGGAGAAGCACAAGAAGCATTTAAAAAGAACATTGAAGCAGCAACTAAGTTTCTTTTGCAAAAGATCAAGGACTTGCAATT CTTTGTTGGTGAGAGCATGCATGATGATGGTGCCCTGGTGTTTGCGTACTACAAGGATGGTTCAGCTGATCCTACCTTTTTGTACATTGCACCTGGCTTGAAGGAGATCAAGTGCTAG
- the LOC107004690 gene encoding translationally-controlled tumor protein homolog, with amino-acid sequence MLVYQDLLTGDELLSDSFPYKELENGMLWEVQGKWVVQGAVDVNIGANPSAEGGGEDEGVDDQAVKVVDIVDTFRLQEQPAFDKKQFVTYMKRYIKNLTPKLEGETQEAFKKNIESATKFLLNKIKDLQFFVGESMHDDSALVFAYYKDGSADPTFLYLAPGLKEIKC; translated from the exons ATGTTGGTTTATCAAGATCTCCTCACTG GTGATGAGCTTCTCTCAGACTCATTTCCCTACAAAGAACTGGAGAATGGAATGCTTTGGGAAGTTCAAGGGAAG TGGGTTGTTCAAGGTGCCGTTGATGTAAACATTGGGGCAAATCCTTCTGCTGAGGGTGGAGGTGAAGATGAAGGTGTGGATGACCAAGCTGTCAAGGTTGTCGATATTGTTGACACTTTTAGACTTCAG GAACAACCTGCTTTTGACAAGAAACAATTTGTTACCTACATGAAGAGATACATCAAGAACCTGACACCCAAGCTAGAAGGAGAAACACAAGAAGCATTTAAAAAGAACATTGAATCAGCAACTAAGTTTCTTTTGAATAAGATCAAGGACTTGCAATT CTTTGTTGGTGAGAGCATGCATGACGACAGTGCCCTGGTGTTTGCGTACTACAAGGATGGTTCAGCTGATCCTACCTTTTTGTACCTTGCACCTGGCTTGAAGGAGATCAAGTGCTAG
- the LOC107008100 gene encoding heparan-alpha-glucosaminide N-acetyltransferase isoform X2, protein MAGINVDMEHVIVESQEMEKEEEEVKPQKTKRVASLDIFRGLTVALMVLVDDAGGEWPMIGHAPWNGCNLADFVMPFFLFIVGMAIALALKRIPEKLVAIRKVILRTLKLLFWGLLLQGGYFHDLDKLKYGVDMNRIRLCGILQRIALAYLVVAVIEITTRQAQSKELPTGWFSIFKLYSWQWVIGACVLVVYLATLYGTYVPDWNFVVQNPDSVDFGKTLTVTCNVRGNLDPPCNAVGYIDRWILGINHMYPRPAWKRSKACTKNSPYEGPFKDDAPSWCWAPFEPEGILSSISAILSTVLGVQFGHVLIHMKDHSSRLLHWICMGIALLVLGIILHFTDAIPLNKQLYTFSYVCVTSGAAALVFSGFYILVDILNLKYLFLPLEWIGMNAMLVYVMAASGIFAGFINGWYYEDPHNTLVFLSSLSLLSSLCIQADSGSEYYEYQVLKFVLIW, encoded by the exons CTGATGGTCTTGGTTGATGATGCGGGAGGAGAATGGCCTATGATCGGGCATGCACCATGGAACGGTTGCAATCTTGCAGATTTTGTGATGCCATTCTTTCTGTTTATTGTGGGAATGGCCATAGCACTTGCTCTGAAG AGAATACCAGAAAAGCTAGTGGCCATCagaaaggtgattctaaggacACTCAAACTTCTATTTTGGGGCCTCCTTTTACAAG GGGGCTATTTCCATGATCTTGACAAGCTAAAATATGGTGTTGACATGAATAGGATAAGGTTGTGTGGCATCCTCCAG AGAATTGCTCTCGCTTACTTGGTAGTGGCAGTAATAGAAATAACAACAAGACAAGCCCAATCCAAAGAACTACCAACGGGATGGTTCTCCATTTTTAAGTTATACAGCTGGCAATG GGTTATTGGAGCATGTGTTTTAGTAGTTTACTTGGCCACATTATATGGAACATACGTTCCTGACTGGAATTTTGTTGTCCAGAACCCGGACAGTGTTGATTTTGGGAAGACTTTAACC GTAACTTGCAATGTGAGAGGAAATCTTGATCCTCCTTGCAATGCAGTGGGTTATATTGACAGATGGATACTTGGAATCAATCACATGTATCCACGTCCGGCTTGGAAGAGATCCAAG GCATGCACTAAAAATTCTCCATATGAGGGACCTTTCAAGGATGATGCTCCATCATGGTGTTGGGCACCTTTTGAACCTGAAGGAATTCTGAG CTCAATTTCTGCTATTCTCTCTACGGTCCTTGGAGTTCAATTTGGACATGTCCTTATCCATATGAAG GATCACTCGTCCAGACTTTTGCATTGGATTTGCATGGGCATAGCTCTTTTAGTTTTAGGAATTATTCTCCACTTCACAGATG CTATTCCTTTAAATAAGCAATTATACACCTTCAGCTATGTCTGTGTAACCTCAGGAGCAGCCGCGTTAGTGTTCTCTGGTTTCTACATTCTG GTTGACATTTTGAACTTGAAGTACCTATTTCTACCACTAGAATGGATTGGTATGAATGCCATGCTTGTTTATGTAATGGCTGCCTCAGGAATATTTGCAGGTTTTATCAACGGCTGGTATTATGAGGACCCTCATAACACACTGGTATTTCTTTCATCTCTTTCATTACTCTCATCACTTTGTATACAAGCGGATTCAGGATCTGAATATTATGAGTACCAA GTTTTGAAATTTGTGCTTATATGGTGA
- the LOC107008100 gene encoding heparan-alpha-glucosaminide N-acetyltransferase isoform X1, which translates to MAGINVDMEHVIVESQEMEKEEEEVKPQKTKRVASLDIFRGLTVALMVLVDDAGGEWPMIGHAPWNGCNLADFVMPFFLFIVGMAIALALKRIPEKLVAIRKVILRTLKLLFWGLLLQGGYFHDLDKLKYGVDMNRIRLCGILQRIALAYLVVAVIEITTRQAQSKELPTGWFSIFKLYSWQWVIGACVLVVYLATLYGTYVPDWNFVVQNPDSVDFGKTLTVTCNVRGNLDPPCNAVGYIDRWILGINHMYPRPAWKRSKACTKNSPYEGPFKDDAPSWCWAPFEPEGILSSISAILSTVLGVQFGHVLIHMKDHSSRLLHWICMGIALLVLGIILHFTDAIPLNKQLYTFSYVCVTSGAAALVFSGFYILVDILNLKYLFLPLEWIGMNAMLVYVMAASGIFAGFINGWYYEDPHNTLIYWIKKHIFIGVWHSTRVGTLLYVIFAEILFWAIVAGLLHRLGIYWKL; encoded by the exons CTGATGGTCTTGGTTGATGATGCGGGAGGAGAATGGCCTATGATCGGGCATGCACCATGGAACGGTTGCAATCTTGCAGATTTTGTGATGCCATTCTTTCTGTTTATTGTGGGAATGGCCATAGCACTTGCTCTGAAG AGAATACCAGAAAAGCTAGTGGCCATCagaaaggtgattctaaggacACTCAAACTTCTATTTTGGGGCCTCCTTTTACAAG GGGGCTATTTCCATGATCTTGACAAGCTAAAATATGGTGTTGACATGAATAGGATAAGGTTGTGTGGCATCCTCCAG AGAATTGCTCTCGCTTACTTGGTAGTGGCAGTAATAGAAATAACAACAAGACAAGCCCAATCCAAAGAACTACCAACGGGATGGTTCTCCATTTTTAAGTTATACAGCTGGCAATG GGTTATTGGAGCATGTGTTTTAGTAGTTTACTTGGCCACATTATATGGAACATACGTTCCTGACTGGAATTTTGTTGTCCAGAACCCGGACAGTGTTGATTTTGGGAAGACTTTAACC GTAACTTGCAATGTGAGAGGAAATCTTGATCCTCCTTGCAATGCAGTGGGTTATATTGACAGATGGATACTTGGAATCAATCACATGTATCCACGTCCGGCTTGGAAGAGATCCAAG GCATGCACTAAAAATTCTCCATATGAGGGACCTTTCAAGGATGATGCTCCATCATGGTGTTGGGCACCTTTTGAACCTGAAGGAATTCTGAG CTCAATTTCTGCTATTCTCTCTACGGTCCTTGGAGTTCAATTTGGACATGTCCTTATCCATATGAAG GATCACTCGTCCAGACTTTTGCATTGGATTTGCATGGGCATAGCTCTTTTAGTTTTAGGAATTATTCTCCACTTCACAGATG CTATTCCTTTAAATAAGCAATTATACACCTTCAGCTATGTCTGTGTAACCTCAGGAGCAGCCGCGTTAGTGTTCTCTGGTTTCTACATTCTG GTTGACATTTTGAACTTGAAGTACCTATTTCTACCACTAGAATGGATTGGTATGAATGCCATGCTTGTTTATGTAATGGCTGCCTCAGGAATATTTGCAGGTTTTATCAACGGCTGGTATTATGAGGACCCTCATAACACACTG ATATATTGGATAAAGAAGCACATTTTCATTGGAGTGTGGCATTCAACAAGAGTGGGAACTCTCCTTTATGTCATCTTTGCTGAGATATTGTTTTGGGCTATTGTTGCTGGCCTACTTCATCGATTAGGCATATATTGGAAGCTTTAG